The DNA region ATAGGATTAATAAAGTTGTATAATCCTATAGATTTCCTTAGGAAGGAGATGGATATTAATGTTATTGAATGATAAAAGTGGTTTTACAGATAAAGAAATTATTGAAAAAGGGTCTAGAATATTAATTAAGGAACTAGGTTACTCTGGTTTGCTAAGGTTTATAAGACACTCTGAAAATATAAGTAATGAGGACTATGTAAAATTAGGTGATCATGTATTTGAAGAGATGTCTCTAGAAGATATTTATGATGGAGCCACAACCCATTGGGAAAACCGCAAGTAACCAGGGAACAACCAAGGGACAGTTCTTGCGGTTTGATGGGTAATAACCACAGAGATGGTTCTTCTGGTTCAGTGGGGTAACAATAGTAATTACAGTATAATAGAAATCCGTTAGTCACTAATTGACAAGCGGATTCTTTTTATAGGCATTGAACTTTGACAGATTCAAGATAGTATGATAACATAAATATGTAATACATTGTAGCACACATTGTGCGAAGGAGGCATGAAAATGAGTACAATTTCAATAAGACTAAATGATAAAGATGATACATTAATAAGAAAATATGCCCAATTGCATCAAATGGATTTATCTTCTTTTATCCGACAAGCAGTTATTGAAAAAATCGAAGATGAATACGATTTAACACTTTTTAATAAAGTATGGGAAGAAGAACGATATCAGGATAGAATTAGCCATGATGATTTAAAAAAGGCATTGGGTTTATGAAGTACAAAGTTGAATACACCAAAACGGCTGTTAAGCAGTTTAAAAAAATGGATAAAAAAATAGCAACATTTATAATAGCATATATTGAAGAAAAGTTAGTCGGTTGTTCAGATCCTAGACTGTATGGTAAAGCATTACAGGGAAATCTAAGAGACAAGTGGCGCTATCGTGTTGGTGAATATCGTATTTTGGCAAAAATCGAAGATGAAAAGATTCTAATTACAATCATAGAGCTGGGTCACCGCAAAGATATTTATCAATAACAACCGGAACCAGAGGGACAGTTCCTTCGGGTTGTAAGACGTATTAAAAGTTAATACAGTATAAGCAAGACCCGTTAGTCATGAATTTGGCTAGCGGTCATTTTTTACCTATATGTGAAATAGAAGTTTAATAAATACTCTTAGAATCTAAGTCGTTATCGATATTTAGCTTTATGAATTTGTCAATACAATGTAAATACTATGTATTGACTAAATGATTATACTGAATTATAATAATGATAGAATGATAGAAGGGAAGTGATAAGATGAAGCAGACAACAATAAGCATACGTATAGATGATGAATTAAAAAAAGAGATGGAAGAAACTTGTAGAGAACTAGGACTTAATATTACAACAGCTTTTACTATATTTGCAAAGAAAATGAGTCGTGAGCATAGAATTCCTTTTGAAGTATCCATTGATCCTTTTTATAGTGTTAATAATCTAAAAGCAATTGATGAATCGATTGAACAGATTAAACAAGGTAAAGTTATTTCTAAAACAATGGAAGAACTTGAGGCAATGGAAAATGAGTAGATTAATATTTTCAGAACAAGCATGGGAAGAGTATTTATATTGGCAGACTCAAGACAAAAAGACATTAAAAAGAATTAACAAATTACTGAAGGATATAGAACGGAATGGAAATGATGGTATTGGTAAACCAGAGTCGCTTAAATATAGAAAAGGCTGGAGCAAAAGAATAGATGATTGTAATCGACTGGTCTATGATTTAGAAGATGGTTTAATTGAGATTATTCAATGTAAAGGGCATTATGATGATTAAGACAACCAGAGGGACGAGTGTTCTGGTTCGGAAAAAATAAAAGCGTCATTATATAGACGCATAAAAGGTGTTGAATATGAAAATAGAAGGTCTTAAGAAAATAATCAGTAGTGGTGAAAGCATAACTGTAGAATTTAAAGAAAGCTAAAAAAAGTTGAACAAAGATGTATATGAATCAGTTTGCTCCTTGCTCAATCGCTATGGTGGTCACCTTTTCTTAGGCATTAAGGATAATGGTGATATTGCTGGCGTTGACAAAGACTCAGCAGAGCAGATGAAGAAGGATTTTGTAACATCACTTAATAACCCTCAGACTTTAAGTCCTACGTTTTATCTTGCGGTAGAAGATATTGAAGTAGATGGGAAGAAAATCTTATATATTAATATTCCTGAGAGTTCGCAAGTGCATCGTTGCACGGGAAAACATGGCATTACACTTGGCGGCATCTTGATTTTTGGGAAGGAAGAATTAATTCATGCAGCTCTTCCGCATCATAGAACAGACGCTATTTTGAGAAGAGAGAATTTGGATCGTTACGATGACCGGGATGGCATACGGGTAAATCTACTAAGCAGTTATGAAAGATTAATGCAGTTTGTTGCGAAGCACCTCAACGATAAGTTTTATCTTGAAGGTGATCAGCGGGTAAGTTTAAGAGACAAGATTTTCCGGGAAGCTATGACCAATTTATTGATACACAGAGAATTCTCTAATCCTTTCCCAGCAAAATTAATCATAGAGAAGAATAGGGTTTATATTGAGAATAGCAACAAGCCTCACGGAAATGGCATCATCGATCCAGAAAACTTCTCTCCATATCCAAAGAATCCTACACTTGCTAAATTCTTCAAAGAGATAGGTTGGGTGGATAAACTTGGTTCAGGAGTTAGAAACATATATAAATACAATAAGATATACTCTGGAGCAGATCCTGAATTCATCGAAGGGGATATATTCAAAACGATAATTCCTTTGACCAACATGACGGGTGAACATGCTAGTGAACATGCTAGTGAACATGGTGATATTCAAGATGATACGGATAAGCTACTAGAATTTTGTAAAGTACCTAAAACGAGAGTAGAAATTCAGGAGTTTTTGGGCATTAAAAGCCGGAGTTACCTTAGTCAAAATATACTGAGTCCATTGATTAAAGGTGAACTACTTAAATTGACAATCTCAGAAAAACCAAGAAGTCCAAATCAAAAATACTATTCAGATCGATAGCAACCAGAGCAACCAGAGGGACAGTTCTTCCGGTGTGGTGGCGTAACAAAAGTTAATAAAAACATCTTTACTGAGTGTGAACTAGAGCGAGTGATAATTTTCTAAGGACTATAGAAAGAAATAAAAGTAGCTTGAAAGAAACAATAGGATTAATTAAGTTGTATAATCCTATAGATTTCCTTAGGAAGGTGATGGATATTAATGTTATTGAATGATAAAAGCGGTTTTACAGACAAAGAAATAATTGAAAAAGGGTCTAGAATATTAATTAAGGAACTAGGTTACTCTGGTTTTCTAAGGTTTATAAGACACTCTGAAAATATAAGTAATGAGAACTATGTAAAATTAGGTGATCATGTACTTGAAGAGATGTCACTAGATGACATTTATGATGAAGCCACAACCCATTGGGAAAATCGTAAGTAACCAATCAGCAACCAGAGGGACTGTTCTACCGGTTTGATGGCGTAAAAAAAATTAAGGAAACCAAGAACCACAGGGACAGTTCGAGACCACTGAAAAAGTCTCCTTTTCCAAAGCTCAAATAGCTCTTTCATTAAGAAATAAACAGAAGAATGTTTCTTTTACAATAACCACCGATTTTTTTCTTAAAATCGGTGGTTTTCTTTACCACTATCCTTAATATTGTCTTTAGATTTACCGCTAGGGCAGTCAGCTTGGCTTGTGTTGATACACTTCTTAAGCCATATCCTTTGGCTCCATCTAAGTCGTGGAATCGCTTCTGCTCAGCATTCTTACTTTCTATACTGGCTCTTTTATGATACTTTTCTTTAAAGGTATCGTCTTTTTGTTCTTGTGACATACTATAAAATTCAGCGGTATTAAGGCCAACTGACAGTACTTTCTTCTTTGCTTTTTTTCCAGCACATTCTTCTCTGAAATTACATTTTTCACAATCCTTTTTTAAGAAGCTGTACCTGTAACCTTCTCGATAATCTTCTTCTCTTTTGGTCTTATAATACTTTTTATTCCTGAATAACTTTTTGATCGGATAGGTTATATAAATCTTGTAGAATTAATAACTTACACATTAATTCAGGTTCTTTTGCAGTTAGAAAAAAAATAATTTTCAAAAGCTAAATTTCTGCAAATATAGTGTGCCAAAATAAAAAAGTTACCCTATTGACACAACTTGAATATGTAGTATAATGATAGTATCAAAATAAAAAGAATACCCTATTGATACAAGGAGATATTATGGATTATAGCATATACTCACAAAATAAAAAGTTATATAGCGGTGCAGAACGTAAAATAGGCGTTACTGTTGGTAGCGAAGACTATATACTAAAATTTAGAAAAAAAGAACGTTTTCTAACTAGAAATAATCATATATCAGAGTATTTAGGCTGTAGAATCATGGCAACTATGGGGTATGAAGTTCAAGAAACTTATCTTGGTACCTACAAAGGTGAAGAGGTTGTGGCTATAAAAGACTTTGTGGCTAAGGGTCAACAATTCGTTGCATTTAATGATGTTGGTGAGAGTAGCATCGAAGAAGATAGAGAAAAATTCACATATGATTATGAAGGCATTACAGATATCCTTTTGGCTAATAATAAATTAGCTGACCCTCAAAACACGATTAGTCAATTCTGGGAATTATATATACTGGATGCACTTCTTGGTAACTTTGATCGACATGGGGGTAATTGGGGATTCATAAAGGAAAACAATGAATATCGTCTGGCACCAATATTTGACAATGGATCATGTCTTTTCCCAAAAATGATAGATGAAGATGAGATGGCAAAAATTATCGCTGATCAAAGTGAAACAGAAATGAGAGTTTTTACATTTCCAACATCGCAGATATTACTTAATGGGAAAAAGAGTTCCTATTATGAAGTGATTAGTAGCATGGCTTACAAAGAATGTAACGATGCACTTATAAAGGTATATGAACGATTTAATATGGAGGCAATAGTAACAATCATTGATTCAATAAAGCATATCAGTGAGACACATAAAGCTTTCTATAAGCATATGATTAAAAGTAGATTTTCCTTGATAATCAGAGCAACATATGAAAGGATGAATGGAAATTGAAAAAGAAATCTGTCGAAGCGACGATATACTCAATGGACTTATTAGATATAAAATATGCTGTATGCCATCTTACACAAACACATTATGAGGATGACACCTTTGAATATGTATTCAAACCATATTATCAGGTAATAGATTTACTGACACCTGAAACTTTTCAAGGTATACCTGGCCTTAATCTGGAGCTTAGAAAAGAAACTTATCTAAGAGAAAACAAAATTCCAACATTCATATATGAAAGAGTACCCCAGGAGAATAGAGAAGATCTTTGGACCTACCTTGATGAGGCAGGACTTGAGTATATGGACCCTCTTGAATGGCTCATAAGAACAGATTACCAGTATACAGGTGATAATCTTGTTGTTGATCAATATGTCGAGCCAGATACTCAGCTCTCTACAAAAAATATATACCCTGGTCAATCATTCGTGTTTGATAGGGTTACAGATATTGGGAGAAATAACTACCAGCGCCTTAAAATTCTACTTGATATCATAGTAAAATGTGCCACTTTAAAAGCTGGAGATTTCTATATTGACGACTCAAATAGAAAAGTTATCTACGCACTTATTTATCCACTATATATAGTAGAGCAAAGTAAGAGAAGAAAGAAACAAGAAGTTGGTATTGAGATCGCAAAAAAGCAAAAAAAATATATTGGCAGAAAAAAAGTAGCAGTTTCAATACCACTATTAGCTGAAATGATTGATAAGCTTGAAGAGAAAGAGATAACGGTTAAAGACGCCATGGTTAAGCTTGGTATTTCATCAAGAAGTACTTTTTACAGAAGGATAAAGGAGTTCAAAGAGAACTCTGTAGATAAGTAGCAATAATAAAGCAACCAGAGGCAACCAGGGAAAACCAGAGAGGAAAACCACAGGGACGGTTCTTCCGGCTCAGTGGGGTAACAAAAGTTAACACAGTATAATAGAGACCCGTTAGTCATGAATTTTGTACCGACCCCCAAAAGTTAGACCTAAAAATCTAACAATTGGAGGTCGGTTTTTTATGGCAAAATACAGTTGCGAATTTAAGAAAGAAGTTGTCAATGCCTACTTAAATGGAGAAGGTGGACACCGGTATCTTGCAGAAAAATATGGCATTTAACATTGACCACACCCTATTCAGTAGGGTATAATTACTAATGGGGTATATAATATGACAAGAGAGTTTATAAGAACGAATGAGTTTGAAAAGCGTTGTAAATCACTAGGTTTATCTGAAGATAACATTAGAGAACTAGAAAGTTTTCTTTGTCTTTATCCTGAAGCAGGAGACCTGATACAAGGAACAGGTGGGCTGAGAAAACTAAGATGGTCATTACCGGATACTGGAAAAAGTGGCGGGATAAGAGTAGTCTATGTTGACTTTGCATTTTATGAGAAAATATACTTTATATCAGCCTACTCAAAATCTGAAAAAGTCAATTTATCAAAAGAAGCGTGTAACCAAATTAAGAAATATATTAAGTTACTTAATGATGAAATAAGAAAGAAGTGATTGGATGGATGTAACAAAAAGTATTTTTCAAGGATTAGCAGAATCTATAGAATATGAAAAAGGGGATAAAACTAAAGGTAATCGTCATGTAGTTGAGATTGCCGATTTACCCCATTTTCATGGAGGACAGATTAAAGAAATCAGAACAATGAAGAAGTTAAGTCAAGCGGCCTTTGCCAGAGCATTAGGTGTAGCAACAAAAACAGTTGAAGCATGGGAAGCTGATAAAAACATTCCTTCTGGGCCAGTTCAACGAATATTAAGTATGATCAATCAAGATCAAGAGATACTTGAGAAAAGTAAAATATTAATGGTGAAGTAAAACCAAACAACCAAAACCAAACAACCAAAACCAAACAACCAAAACAACTAGGGGCGGTTCTTCCGGCTCAGTGGGGTAACAAAAGTTAATACAGTATAAAAGAGACCCGTTAGTCATGAATTTGGCTAGCGGGTATTTTTAGCTGAAAAAGATATTACGCGCTTCGCAAGTAATCTATAATCACCCGTATGTATACAACTATAAATATGTCGCTCGTTACAGTTCACACCCTAGCCAGTCTGAGAATAAAGAAATACCAGTATCAATGATTCGTAATAATGAAAATAAGTAAGGCATAAGGAAAATAGATAATCAATTTTAATAAATATTAGCTAAAATAGTAGCAATAAATTGACGCAATAGCTAAAAAGGAATATAATATATATTATATTTTAGAGGTGAGGTGATTGTTTGAAAATATCAACAACGACGTTACAGAACGCTTTTGGTAAATATTTAAAATTAGCCAGTGATGGGTCGACAATCTATATCGAGAAAAATCAAAAGCCTATAGCGGTACTAAAGGGCATCGGCGAGGAAGAACGATTTTACTTACGAGAAGAAGCGGCAGACTATGAAACGGTTAGACGCTATTCTTATGAGGAGTTTTTGGATCTTACAGGTGAAGAAGAGTCTGAGAAGCAATATGAGTTGATTGACGGACAGATCTATATGATGAGTTCACCATTGTTTCCACATCAAGTTGCGGTCAATGAGATTTTCGTCCAGATTTATAATTGGTTCAAAGGAAAGCCTTGTCGGCCATTAACAGCCCCTTTTGATGTAAAGTTATATAATGAAGCAAAATCATTTAAGGATGACCCCAATGTGGTGCAACCAGATATATTGGTGATCTGTGACCCTGAGATGATTAATGAGAAAGGTTCCTATGATGGCATTCCCACCTTAGTTGTGGAAGTGCTCTCCAAATCAACTAAGTCTAAAGATATGATGATTAAGTCAAACCTGTATATGCGAAGTGGTGTCTCGGAGTATTGGATTGTTGATACGGAAAATCAACAGATCATCGTCTACAGTTTTGAGAACCGAAAGCTGGCACAGAATAAAGCCTATACCAGATTTCAACAAGTTACTTCCGTGGTTTTCGAGGGGCTAGTTATTGATACAGAGGATGTATTTATCGATTAAGTAACGAGAGAGACAGTTCCTACGGTGCGGTAACGTTACAGAGTTAATACTGTATAAGTGATACCTGTTAGTCATGAATTTGACGAGTGGGCTTTTAATTATTCATGGAAAAGTCTTTTATAAAAGACATTAAAAAGAATTATCACAGCAAAGTCTTGTATAAAAGACCTTGCTGTGATACTATTATTTTGAGGTGATACAATTGCAGATAAGAAGAACTTTCTATTTAGATAAGATCCAATCAGTTCTTGGGAAGCAAGTTATTAAAGTGCTACTTGGTATGCGTCGTGTTGGCAAATCTACTTTACTCATGCAGATTCAGGAAGAACTCATTAAACAAGGTGTAGCTAAGGAGCAGATCATTAGTATCAATTTTGAATGGATGCAATTTGAGCCGATTAAAGATTATACAATGCTAAATAAATATATTCGTGAGAAAATGGTATCCGATAAAAAATACTATGTATTTCTTGACGAACTACAAGAAGTAAGTGGGTTTGAAAAAGTCGTCAATTCACTGAATGCAGAAGGTATTGCAGAGGTATTCATTACGGGCTCAAATTCAAGACTTCTTTCAGGAGAGCTTGCGACCTATTTGACGGGCAGATTTTATTCTATTGAGGTATTACCATTATCCTTTTCTGAACTTATTTCAGTAAAAGGAGATGATAAAAAAGACGAAGTATTTCTTAGTTATTTACGAGCAGGTGGGATGCCCGGTACATTACA from Petrocella atlantisensis includes:
- a CDS encoding RNA-binding domain-containing protein is translated as MNKDVYESVCSLLNRYGGHLFLGIKDNGDIAGVDKDSAEQMKKDFVTSLNNPQTLSPTFYLAVEDIEVDGKKILYINIPESSQVHRCTGKHGITLGGILIFGKEELIHAALPHHRTDAILRRENLDRYDDRDGIRVNLLSSYERLMQFVAKHLNDKFYLEGDQRVSLRDKIFREAMTNLLIHREFSNPFPAKLIIEKNRVYIENSNKPHGNGIIDPENFSPYPKNPTLAKFFKEIGWVDKLGSGVRNIYKYNKIYSGADPEFIEGDIFKTIIPLTNMTGEHASEHASEHGDIQDDTDKLLEFCKVPKTRVEIQEFLGIKSRSYLSQNILSPLIKGELLKLTISEKPRSPNQKYYSDR
- the relB gene encoding type II toxin-antitoxin system RelB family antitoxin, with product MSTISIRLNDKDDTLIRKYAQLHQMDLSSFIRQAVIEKIEDEYDLTLFNKVWEEERYQDRISHDDLKKALGL
- a CDS encoding HipA domain-containing protein, coding for MDYSIYSQNKKLYSGAERKIGVTVGSEDYILKFRKKERFLTRNNHISEYLGCRIMATMGYEVQETYLGTYKGEEVVAIKDFVAKGQQFVAFNDVGESSIEEDREKFTYDYEGITDILLANNKLADPQNTISQFWELYILDALLGNFDRHGGNWGFIKENNEYRLAPIFDNGSCLFPKMIDEDEMAKIIADQSETEMRVFTFPTSQILLNGKKSSYYEVISSMAYKECNDALIKVYERFNMEAIVTIIDSIKHISETHKAFYKHMIKSRFSLIIRATYERMNGN
- a CDS encoding helix-turn-helix domain-containing protein, translating into MDVTKSIFQGLAESIEYEKGDKTKGNRHVVEIADLPHFHGGQIKEIRTMKKLSQAAFARALGVATKTVEAWEADKNIPSGPVQRILSMINQDQEILEKSKILMVK
- a CDS encoding Uma2 family endonuclease translates to MKISTTTLQNAFGKYLKLASDGSTIYIEKNQKPIAVLKGIGEEERFYLREEAADYETVRRYSYEEFLDLTGEEESEKQYELIDGQIYMMSSPLFPHQVAVNEIFVQIYNWFKGKPCRPLTAPFDVKLYNEAKSFKDDPNVVQPDILVICDPEMINEKGSYDGIPTLVVEVLSKSTKSKDMMIKSNLYMRSGVSEYWIVDTENQQIIVYSFENRKLAQNKAYTRFQQVTSVVFEGLVIDTEDVFID
- a CDS encoding transposase, coding for MKIIFFLTAKEPELMCKLLILQDLYNLSDQKVIQE
- a CDS encoding type II toxin-antitoxin system RelE/ParE family toxin — protein: MTREFIRTNEFEKRCKSLGLSEDNIRELESFLCLYPEAGDLIQGTGGLRKLRWSLPDTGKSGGIRVVYVDFAFYEKIYFISAYSKSEKVNLSKEACNQIKKYIKLLNDEIRKK
- a CDS encoding type II toxin-antitoxin system RelB/DinJ family antitoxin, with product MKQTTISIRIDDELKKEMEETCRELGLNITTAFTIFAKKMSREHRIPFEVSIDPFYSVNNLKAIDESIEQIKQGKVISKTMEELEAMENE
- a CDS encoding type II toxin-antitoxin system RelE family toxin; its protein translation is MKYKVEYTKTAVKQFKKMDKKIATFIIAYIEEKLVGCSDPRLYGKALQGNLRDKWRYRVGEYRILAKIEDEKILITIIELGHRKDIYQ
- a CDS encoding Txe/YoeB family addiction module toxin, whose amino-acid sequence is MSRLIFSEQAWEEYLYWQTQDKKTLKRINKLLKDIERNGNDGIGKPESLKYRKGWSKRIDDCNRLVYDLEDGLIEIIQCKGHYDD
- a CDS encoding transposase: MYITYPIKKLFRNKKYYKTKREEDYREGYRYSFLKKDCEKCNFREECAGKKAKKKVLSVGLNTAEFYSMSQEQKDDTFKEKYHKRASIESKNAEQKRFHDLDGAKGYGLRSVSTQAKLTALAVNLKTILRIVVKKTTDFKKKIGGYCKRNILLFIS